One Panicum virgatum strain AP13 chromosome 3N, P.virgatum_v5, whole genome shotgun sequence DNA segment encodes these proteins:
- the LOC120667647 gene encoding uncharacterized protein LOC120667647 — protein sequence MNHIDGSMDSSLMFDDAEWLQIDTCIVSWLYTTLSDDLFSAVMQPDDDTYAAWTAIGSQFLDNIVQRTAQARQRLHALHQGDMSIADFCAQIKRLADVLRDVGSPLSDQEMVITLLGGLSDKLAHCAPTITAVRPPMRFSEARSFLQQEEVWITGYAQRAVSTALLSASQPDGNSTNAHAY from the coding sequence ATGAACCACATCGACGGCTCCATGGACTCCAGCCTCATGTTCGACGACGCCGAGTGGCTCCAAATCGACACCTGCATCGTGTCGTGGCTCTACACCACCCTCTCCGACGACCTCTTCTCTGCCGTGATGCAGCCCGACGATGACACCTACGCCGCGTGGACTGCCATCGGCTCGCAGTTCCTGGACAACATTGTCCAGCGCACTGCGCAGGCTCGCCAGCGCCTTCACGCCCTCCACCAGGGAGACATGTCCATCGCCGACTTCTGTGCCCAGATCAAGCGGCTGGCAGACGTCTTGCGCGATGTCGGCTCCCCCCTCTCTGATCAGGAGATGGTGATCACCCTTCTGGGTGGCCTCAGCGACAAGCTTGCTCATTGCGCCCCAACCATCACGGCGGTGCGCCCACCCATGCGCTTCAGTGAGGCACGCTCCTTCCTGCAACAGGAAGAGGTCTGGATCACCGGCTATGCCCAGAGAGCCGTCTCCACCGCCCTCCTCTCCGCGTCCCAGCCCGACGGCAACTCCACCAATGCACATGCCTATTGA